The nucleotide sequence aaataaatactttTTCCACTCTCAAATATTTGTTCATTTTCACAAATTAAATTTGCTCCcaaatatttgaaaagaaatcaTTTATTACCTCTCTTTTTTTCGTTCAAAACTAGCTTATTGCTTTCGTCGATAGAATGTTAATTAAGTGAAACATTTAAATAAAAGACAAATCTAAAGTTACTAAATATATTTCTTAAGAAGAGTACAAAATCtttgtaagaaaaaaatagagggaCACAAAGGGACAAATCTAGGTATAATTTATGCTTGTTTGAATATAAAATTACTAACACAAatggacaaaaaaaaaattgaagatggCATTTTGCCAAAATTATATTCCCTTTGGTAGTATTTACTTAATATCCCTACATCTAAATAACCTAAATTGTGTTGTCATTTGCattttttacaaccaaaaaaaaaaggaagggaaaCCATATATCCTCTTGAATAAAATGGTTGATGACTCCGTGGTGGGACAAATGAGATTCCTTTATCCTTAATCAGAAGTGTTGGTTCAAGCCATAAAAACGAATAAATTTTGGTAGAGAGTGTTTTCCCTTCAGTAGAATTTGCTCATCACAAACGCGAACATAACATAAAGTTTCAAATACcgaatgattaaaaaaaaaataatcacctTATTACAAATATGGAGTTGGTATTGGAGAATTTCTACAAATAGGGCAAGTTGAATGAAGCCTTAGCCAAGGGTCAATACATTTGACATGAAATATATGTCCACAATTTGACAATAACCTTAACATATCATTGTCTTTATAATCACCCAAACAAATTGAACATCCAGAagcaacatcatcatcatcaatattgttattgttatcctCTTTGTGATAATGAACTTTTGCTTGAGAATACAATAACTTTggataatttctcaaaatttcttcatcaacaaTACCTTGTTGAACAAAAACCAACTCATTATCAATAGTACTAGTGGCCATATTATTGGAGTTACCATGAGAAGAAGATGATGGATTATTAGGCACGTTAGAATTGTTGTGCGATCGCaatcgaataaataaataagccATGACTGAAAATAATATTAGGATTCCAAGTGCAAGTCCAATTCCATAGCCATAATTCTTGGCAAAAGTTTTATCACTTAATTCAATATCATTAGGTCTTTCACCATCTTCTATAGTTGTGTTGTTCATGgtggagaaaaaaaaaatggagggtttaatttaattttgactttttgtggatagaggaagaagaaagaatttgagagatTGAAGAAAAGGATATGTAGTTAATTATTTGAAGTTAGCTTAGTATTTATTAGTAAGAGACATGATGTCATGAAGGACTCAATCAACCTAAAGAGGGTTGATTCTTCTATCATATAGTGGCGTGTTAccgtattttgttgtttgtttttatgttctCTGCTTGATATACTGCTTGATATACTGTAATTTATCATGAGCCGAGAGTCTAttgaaacaatctctctactttatctgatgtagtggtatgaactgcgtacactttactcTCTTCAGATCCtactttgtgagaatacacttGAGTATTATGTTTTTTGTGGATAAAGGaagaagaaagaatttgagagatGGAAGGAAAAggatatgtatttaattatttgaagttAGCTTTGTATATATTAGGAAGAGACATGATGTCATGAAGGACTCAATCAACCTAAAGAGGGTTGATTCTTCTAATTTCAAGTGCCGtgttatcatattttgttgtttgtttttatgttctTCGTTTGATATACTGTTATTTGTCATGAGTCGAGGATTTACCggatggactgcatacactttatcCTCCCCAGAGCCCACTTTGCGAGAATACATTAGGTAATTTTCTTCATACTCAGGACTCGAACCCAAAACCTCTGGTTAAGGATGTAGTAGTCCCATCactacaccacaacccatgttggtcactgattatgttattgttgttatttattgataACCAGATAAACTAATAATCAAACATGCTATAATAGATTGAATGATATTGATCATGTAATACATTATTATGTTGGTAGTATATATAATTTTActcatttctttttttatatttgtggTGTGTGTATGGGAAGCAAGTTGAGGTATCTTTCCAAGATTGCAACTTGGCTAATGAGCATTCCTACTAGCCACATTTTAAATGTCAACTAGAAActagaaaaattcattctttatccATGTTGACTTTGACTAACTGGTGGAGTTGAGAAATTTATGTGAGGAAAATTTATGCAGTGTAAATTAGGGGGAAATTTACTTGAGGATAACTAAAAGATAATGTGTTAATTCAAGATATCTATTGGGAGAGGTAGTGGTAGTACTACTCTTGtactcttgtagtttcttgttttcCGACTTTTAATACTATCtgttcttttcatttatttttattattctcttataTTTTCATTACGTTTTTTTAGTTGGTTTTTGTCTTGAGTCGAAGATCTATCCAAACAACCTTTTAATCTCACCACTGACATAAATTAAAGGTACGGTCTGATGTGTACTTTCTATCTTTCTTAGACTCCACTTTGTGTGAATATACAccgaatatgttgttgttgaaaattGGACGACGGTACCAAAATAACAGTAAAATAAGAAGTTACATATAATTAgatgttttcaaatataaaaatattatctttatattttgaacAAACTAATAATGAACTAATATCACACAAACTGAATCGAAGGGATCTAAGTATATTCTAAAGGGCACTTAATCCAAGGCAATAAGGGGGGCCAATGGAATATTATTGATCCATCAAGTCGATAAAATCGACtggaaaattttatgttttttcattatTGAAAGGTGACAATTCCAAAATGTCCATAAATAGTTCTAGTGTTGACAATATGGAGGTCCAATTACTATAAGATTTTACTTGAGGAAAGTAAAATTCAAATGCAATGGCTCTTCTTGTTGAAATAGGTGTTCGCATTGGAATAATTATTTCAAAACCATGTTGAATTCAATCGTTGCACGTTTTCTCGTTGACTAAACtatcatatatgtatatagacATGTTATACTATTACATATGTATACTAACATGTGCTGACACTTGATCGAGTCAGAGTTAGACCTATGTATTGACCTTCTGAAAGGATACTTGCTAGAGCAACTCAACGAGATGCATGTGGTTCGAATTCCCGTTATGGTTCATCCTAATAGATTTTTGCAATGTTGGGCTAGCTTGATTTAGTCATTTGTCTACTAACCAATGGCGGAAACTCAAAAATCCATGATTTTTCGATAGAACCCTATTTCGTATTTCGGTGCAAGTTGTTTCAAAATCGAAAAAGAGCAGTGTTTTCGCACAACTGACTCATAGTGCAAGTCTCACTTGTATATCATATTTGGCCGAAGAAACATCTTTTGAGGATCAGACACGAGAGCATGGGAGCATTTCAGGAGAGTCCATGCAACATACTTCTTTAATATATTATGACAAAAAGGTTGTATGGTGCGCGTCAGATACTCTAAAAGTAGTacatcttttgaggatcaaccacGAGCACATGGGAGCATTTCAGGAGAGTCTGTGCAACATAGTTCTTTAATATATTATGACAAAAATGATGATGTTTGTCCTTTTTTGTATGTTATTAATAGGGACTTTGGTTGGGACTCACTCTATCACTTCTTGCTCAAGCCCTCATTTATTTAGTAGTTACTCTGAGAACAAATTGGGAAAAAGAGGTAAATatattctttttccctttttttaaagCTCATTTCAATATCTTATTGTTCATAAAATTTATTGACTTGATCTAACGAGTTGAACCTGTTAGAGCTGTACAGCTCTAGATCGCCATGAAATtgtaaagaaataaaccctagaaTTGGAAAAACTTAGAGAGAGAAACTGCAGTTACATTGAACACAAATATATGGACAAAAGTCCTTCTAGAAGTGTACAAAACTACTTTATATATGTACATTATCAATGATTAATACAGAAATAGAAATAGTTCAAGTTGGGCACGGATGTGATTGTTGAATTGGGCCTTTGTCACTTGGACTAGTGTTAACACTCCCCTCAAGCTGAAGGGCGTTAGAATGCCCAGCTTGCGAAGAAGTGAAAGATGAAAAGTACCTGACAAGGATTTTGTCATAATATAACTAAGCAGCAGAAGCAATATGATAAAGAGACATAAGACTAGAATTGAGGCAATCACGAACATAATGACAATCAATTTTAATGTGTTTCGTGCGTTCATGAAACACTGGGTTTCTAGCAATATGTAAAGCAGCCTGACTATCATAAAATATAAGGATAGGAGATTAAATAGGAAAACCTATATCAGCAAACAGCCTGGTAAGCCAAACCACCTCAGCAACAACCTTGCGTAAAGCCCTGTACTGATCTTCAACTGAGGAAAAAGCAATCGTAGGTTGTTTATTACTCTTCTAAGAAATAGGTGAATccctaaaaataacataataaccaGTAATAGACCTCCGAGACTGTGGGCAAGCAGACTAGTCAAAATCAGCATAAGCAGacaatgagagagaaagagaagaggGTAAGAAAATATCCTGATCAGGAGCATTTAGCAAATATCTCAAAACATGCAGACCATCTTGCATATGAGGAACACAAGGGTGTTGAAGAAACTAACTTAGATGTTGCATAACAAAAGAGATGTCAGGCCTAATATGTTGTAAAAAATTAAGTTTACCAACTAATCTTCGAAATATGGAAGGATCGGGTAGATGATCCCCCATGTCAGTAGATAATTTGAGTGAAGGTTCCAAAGGGGAAGCAACAAAACTATAGTTGGAGCAATCGAACTCTTCCAAAAAATCAGTAGTGTATTTATGCTTATGAATAAGATAACCAGAAGCATGTGAAACAATCTCCAAACCcacaaaatagtgaaccaaccttaaatctttaatcttgaaCTGGAAGTCAAGAAAAGACTTAAGACTGTTCATCtcagaaatatcataaccagCAAGTAagatgtcatccacatatactaCCACGAGAACTAAAGAATCACCAGTAGACTTTGTAAAGAGAGAGTAGTCATTTTTGCTAGCAATGTAGCCTCAAGACAACAAAGCTTCAGACAACTTGGAAAACCATTATCCGGAAGCTTGTTTGAGGCCATATAAAGACTTCTTGAGCTTACAAACTAGCGGAGTTGCACTAGAGGAGGCAGAAGAGACCACAAGGCCAGGAGGACTATTCATGTAAACATCCTCATGAAGATCACCATGTAAGAAGACATTATTGCATCTAATTAAAAAATAGTCCAACTATGCTTGGCAACAAGAGACAAGTGGCATTTAACAATGGTCAACTTGACCATAGGGGAGAAAGTCTCATGATAGTCAATGCCCTCTTTTAAGGTGTCACCCCTAATAACTAGTCTGGCTTTATACCTCTCAATAGTGCCATCAGacctttgttttattttaaacaCCCATTTACAGGGATAGTTTTCTTGTGACAAGGTAAAAGGACAATGTCCCAAGTATGGTTGGCCTCAAGAGCCTTAAATTCTTGTAGCATAGCCTCTTGCTAGGCAGGATTAGAAGCAGCCTTCTAGGAAAACTGAGGCTCATGCATGTGTAGGTCAGCTGTAGACACCTTAGAATTGACTTGGAATGGAATCACAGAagaacaaatataatttaaaaggtGAGGGGGTGGATGAGAAGACCTAGAACTTCTTCTAGGGGGAGGTAGAGGAGGTAATGAAGTAGGGAAGGAACTGGAGTAGAATTGGAAGATGAAGAGGGAGGAGAAGCAACAAAAGATATAGAAGCTGAGTCAGAGTCAAAAAAACAGAAGGAGATGGAAGAAACGGGGAAGCCTAAGGAGAGGAAGTAGTAAAGGGGAAAATTGTTCATGAAATTTGACATCCTTAGagtagaaaatagaaaaattagagaGATTAAGCAGTTTATAACCTTCTTACTACACAGGTATAACCTAGAAAGATGCTAAAGATCAACCTAGGTTGAAATTTATTTCTGTGGGGTTTGGGGAAAACAACATAACACATACACCCAAAACTTTTCAAATGATCATAAGGAGGAGGGTTACCATATAGTTTTTTAAAAGGGGACAAGTTATTAAGAGGGTTagaaggaaatttttttattaagtggTTGTAAGAACACAATCACCCCAATGCTTTAAAGGGAGTTTGAATTGAAAGAGCAAGGCTCTAGAAACTTTAAGGAGGTGTTTTGTAATGACTTGGAATTACCcgctagtcgtcacacggtgcttataaccccgaaggaccacaagctaacccatgcatGATATCTACTATGaacactgaacaataatactgaaataaatatgaaataatgggctgaaatgttataagattcaaaacatctaaaatactgataaaatataacatttgaatctaaaatactgtctgaaaagcctctaactgaatctgtctgaaaatgaatttgatgggacaatccccaaactaactctatctactaaaatactgctaagctgaagtactaaaataaaagaatatcctcgatagataaggactcactactaaaccTGCTACTGCTGGCTGAGTCTGGTTAacgtggtcaggaacctgagcgtccgaatctatgatatgaaacatcatagagcaagaaatgtgtatgcgatcagtacgtgagaatgtactggtatgctaaataaggtaaggctaactgcaagggttcatatgcatgaacaataactgactaaataatatagagtaatAGAATATGAAAGTACGtgaataactgatactactgaatCACTGAGTACGTAATattgtacatatatgtatactataactgatcTTTTTttaagctaagtactgagttctgataactgagtaactgatatctgaagttactgatagctgattgactgtgtctgatagtcttaattctgtaaaactgaattaatttctaaactgaagactgaaactgtgggaagtaatcatctaaccggcatgccctaaataagataagataactgagttggatctaatctgtaaccccaattggtagggtatcagtaccgtgccatgggtaaagataagctgaaggtaaccctcatctaacaggtaacCTAACGAGAATGGTgaaaccctcatctggcaggttagaACACCTTATCAATccttaactagcaggtttgatgtctcaacctatgatggctacgtagttctagaatgcaaggatttcttctaagaatcacaccctctgatggcaggtgagcccccatccttgggttcactcagtgctgaattctactcccaactgaaagacacaaaactgattaactggactgaactggattAATACTGAGGtcactaagttttcctaagttctatgaCTGAttaagttctactgagttctgtaacttactAAGAGGagtactaatcatgacatgactgatactattcataactgacactggctctaggtaaatagctaaattattgggtattaaatacccccaggactctatagcatgaaaagtaaggCAAAGcaaaatcttgaataacataacaatgttcacttggccatcattcattcatagagacatttcatcaaacacttgtaatgcattaacttgtacatggatgaggAATATatattagcatgctataatggcattatttcattctcatagacaatttatcaaacacatgagaagcgtacttggtttattaaatcataaacacttatgGTTAGCATGGTTACAATAATTAACTtgcaaattaaagggtttatcatgactatcatgtaattcaacacatactgtaatcaattcttggaacttgtaatctaaatcatggattaaaactcaaacaataccatgaacatgaattcaatctaattcaaacatgaaaattataaatctgagatcttttatatttaaaacggattcttgggctccatggaaggtaaggatccatggatgaacatctaacataccttaatttgatgagttcttggagaaattcttaggattgaccttgattcttgagagttagggtttgttttcttgagagagaaataccttttgattttaggagaaaagtgaataatgaagggtttaaaagtttttagggattaaatcccacatctgggtgaaataaaattatgaaaaaaagactgttttaaccctgggcacgactttaatttttcataaaattttttcgATCTGGACCCCTGGTGCAATGCGTCACTATCGCGCTAGGCCACTGAAAAATttcatggtggcgcgatgcggtacaaTTGTGTTTCTACCTTGGACGCGACCTAGAAGCTCACCGCATGCGGTGGTATCGCATCGAAACACTGGTAAAGGACAATTCTGAAATAGAGCCTTGGCGCGAAGCGCCAAtattgcggaggctcactggttTTGGACAATTATCATTTTTGCTGGCTCTGCGAcacgctgatggctcaggtggtgTACGGTCttataaaatgtccataactcttcgcctgggtgtCGGTTtagggcaaatttggtatcgatggaaagcttattcaatttaccacacaaaaaaaagtcaaaatcttgaagattctatatgtataaaagtgtattcatctttaaaccaagtttttgatatttttgggacgaatttaagctagataaaagtgtggggtgttacatgtTTGTGCTTTCTCTCCACAACCCCATTCTGTTGAGGAGTGTGTGGAATGGTAAATTGATGAAGAATACCATTGTCAGATAAAAATTTTTGAAGATCAGATTTATGTCCTAATCCAAATACATTGTCTGATCTAAAAGTTAAAACTGAGGTATGATAATGAACTTTAACCATGGTTACGAAAGCTTGATAACAAAAGAAGCACCACTTTTGGTAGAGAGTAAATGGGTCCGGGTGACCCTATTATAGTCATCAACCTGGGTTAAAAAATATCTAAACCTATTATATGTTTGGGTATGATAAGAATCCCATGCATCTATGTGAACAAGCTGAAAATGGGATGAAGAAAAGGTGGTTCTAGGAGAAAAAGGCAACCTTTGTTGTCTAGTTTTCGGGCATATATCACAATTAAAATATTGAGTGTGAGATAATTTTccagaaagaaaagaaatggaTTTCATTTTATGAAAAGGTAAATGACCTAGTCTTTGATGTCAAAACATATCAGTATTATTGAATGTAACATTATTTACATGGGGAGAATAGAGGACATTACAAGTAGATGAATTATGTAGAATAGAGGAAACGGGTGGTGGTGTAATATCTAGGGTGGTATCGAAGTAGTACAAACCATTGATAGCTTTACCAATTTCCAATTTCCTCTTCAGAGAAGGGCCCTGTAAAAAATAGTTATATTTGGTAAAATTTGCAGTATAATCAAACTGAGAAAGAAGTTTGTGTACAGATATGAGGTTGAAATGGAGTAAGGGTACTAGGAAAACCTTATGTAAAACCATATCTAGTCTGAGGTGTAGTGTACCAGTGGACACAACCTTAACTTTGTACCCATTTGGTAAGCTTATTAATAGAGGTATTATTAGAGGAGTTGTGAAGAAGGAATTTGTGAGGTGTCATGTGATTAGTTGCTCTAGAATCAATAATCCAAGGATTTAAGCCTAAACTAGACACAACACTAGCATGAAAGGCAACAAAATTAACTGCAGAATGATTGAAGACACCTGCAAAATAAGCAAATTCAGCATTGCTATGATTAGGAGCAACATGAACATGGGGTGTAGAAGGGATACTGATAGCAGAGTTGTGTTCTAGGTGTTGTAGATGCTGATAGTGTTGAAATTTATCTTTGGTCAATCTATATTCCCCTTCATCCAGTTTCAAAGGGGATATATCCGGCTCTACAATATGAGGAGCAGACTGCACAAAAGAGACAGGCTTTTTTCCCTTATTGAATTTGAAGTCTGAAGGAAATCCATGAAGCTTATAACACCTGTCAATAAGGTGACCAgatttttttatagtatttttaaaataatgagGAAGATAGACCGATATTTGGTGAGAAAATTCTTCTGGTGTCAAACTGAGGAGCATTATCAGGAGTAGAGGTATAATTTCTTCTATAATCAAGAGAAGATGAAACGGGATTCCGCTTAGAATCAAACTAGAATCTCTGACTGAAACCTCTACCATAAGGATTATTATGGAAGGCTATATGGAATAATGTTGAATCATTGGAGAAACTGTGGATTGGAGCAGTTGATTCCCTTTGTTTCTCAACATGTTGCAATATAGCATATGAACTACTAATAGAGGGTAAGGTGGGCATCGTCAGAATATTGCTTTTCCAAACAAAATAATCCTCATTGAGCTTACCTAGAAACTAAAACTTTCTGTTGTTCAATAAATTTCCCTAAAGCTCCACATGTACAAACAGGTCTAACATATGAAGTGTGGAGTTCATCCCACAGGCTACGCATTCTAAGTAAAGTAAGATACGATACTGGAAGACCCTTGGGTGGTGGAATTTATTTCCTTCTGAATATACTTAGTACCATTTGACTGACCAAACCGTTCATTTATATCAGACCAGATGTCTTTACCAGTGTCAAAACACATAACACTGGTTGCTAAGTCAGTAGAAAGAGAGTATGTGATCTAGGCAATAACCGTATCGTTACATCTCTCgtagaaaggaaaatatgagGAATTGGGAGCTAGTTTAGGGATACTGCCAGTCACTAGTCCCATTTTGTTTTTGGATGAAATAGCGGACACCATATTCTTCCGCCAAACTACAAACCCAATTCCATCGAAAGAAGGGGACACCAAATGTGTGCCGAAATTGTCTAAGGGATGCATGTAGAAAGAATGAGTTGGAGAGATCGTAAACTCATTGAAACCCGTACTAGAGATGGTATTTTTAGTACTCATGACTATTATAGCTAAAATCCCCAAGAGTATGATGATTGTCTACAAACTATGAGCACACAAAATATCAACCGAATAgtatacaacaaaaaaaaacttaacaTATGTCATCAAGCAAAAAAACACAGATTATCATCCTTCTTCGCAGCTTGAAGAAGTAAGGCCTTCAGATATGACATTTGTAACACAAACAAAGCCTCAAAATGCCATGAATTgaaaaatatccagaatatcTCAGAGGACGAAACCCGTCAAGGGTAGTATCGAAAGAAAGAGGGGAGAGAGAGGATGTTGAATCcttgctctaataccatgttagAGCTTTACAGCTCTAGATTGCCATGAAATTGTAAAGGAATAAACCCTAGAATTGGAAAAACTTAGAGAGAGAAACTGCAGTTACATTGAATACAAATATCTAGGCAAAAGTCCTTCTAGAGGTGTCCAAAACTACTTTATATATGTACATTATGAATGAGTAATATGGAAATAGAAATAGTTCAAGTTGGACCCGAATGTGATTGTTGAATTGGGCCCTTGTCACTTGGGTCATCACTTGGACTAGTGTTAATAGAACCAGATATAACCAATCAATCAAACTATTCGATTAAaaaagagtaaagcatctagtactcCCAAACTATTATCAAATTTGCTATGACACattccaacttcacaggggtcatATTACCCctgaatttaattttagaatatttttgtcactcttttgtGCCGACGTGGCACCATTGATGTGGGCCCCATTTTTATGTAACAAAGATGGCATGTTAGcataaaaaagtgataaaaatacgctaaaattgagttcaggggtaatagaacCTCTATGCCATTGGAGTGTGTCATAAATACTTTGGTCATAGTGGCCGCAAAACGGTAGCACCcaccactactaaaaaaaaaggaaaaattaaccacaaaaatcgaccacaaaaccgaccaaaATATGTGGTCGGTAAAGTTgtggtaaatttttaaaaaaatttaaaatatatatatttttttaaaattcattattattttattaaaattagaaaaaaaaattagggaaaaaAAAACGACCagttgtggtcggtttttctgagaatttttttaaaaaataaaatcaaaacccaaatacagcatgcaacaacaacaatgcaatacagtagtatcaaatcaaatacaacaacaataacaaccaaaaaccaaatgtaaatactttcaaaagtttACAAGACATACAAAGCgtccaacaaaagtgagtatgaacatactacaacaatagtttcatacaacaaaatatctaaattcaaagtacaacagatacaaaaatcaaaaaactaaaattcatcatcatcgaattcgtcctcgtcttccatatcatcatccgtgctgaaatcatcTAGGGGGCCTAGACCATTTATAGCCCAAACTGCATCACCAGAATACGGAGGAATAACCTCCGCAGTCCTAATAAAAGAGCTTAGCTGTTGCTGCTGCttcttgaattgtgatgttgTTTCCTTCTCCGTCTTCTTTTgtctctctctctgttcagcaagctcttcagtgagttgagaaaccttattttttagtttgtcaatcatttctctatcaactgaagagctagcATAAGAAGGGCCGaacgaacacctaatattatcgccaaaaTAATTTGTGGTATCCGACCAAATggcctctatttgcaggacccacaacttttgcACATAACTCCTCCTCTAAATGTTGGGGCATTGGGTCACCCTCTAAATgttggggtattgggtcaccctaactttcaggaggctgactactacgataCGCACCAACAAGACGCatatattcgtcctatattcaaagtaaagttaatactaaaagtcaaaaaatattaaagtagttataattgaataatatcaactttaagaaaaagattcataaattcagaaTTTGCTTCTTACATGGACAACTTTTGCACGAacttcaacccagacatcttcatcattTGGGTTCTTTTTTTCCATCACATAAGTCTCCTCGTATAACTCATAATGTGGTATTTTCCTACCCtttactttttcctgcatatgaaaaaattatcaatgttcaaataataaaaaaatttaaatagaaacaaataattaaaactgtaaaagttgcataccattttttttatcacagcaagagtacttctggcacccgcagtatgtagggagccacccttggatgatgcctgggctttatttcctttttcactcAATAATTGGTATTCTGCGCTACTCCAATGGCGAAGATACAGTTGTCATGTGGGTTCAGGAACccacttaggttttaccaatttctttcGGACATAATCCAAGAGATTgttaaatctggctctacatcttatgaaaaagttctttataagaaatggatttgcatcatcccaccagtaaaatttctacaacaaaaatataatattcaatcttttgttctaacaaagtgttaataaatagtcgataagttaaatccttaccttaaattctttaaacattcTATCCCCGTCAAGTTCTGGAACTTTTTGCTAGTTGGTtcagtagccgttgaagtgccgaGTAACGCATATTCGCGCCTTTTATCCAACTCCACCatgatcaaacagtaatttcatagatcataataatatagtaatgaaaaaatgaataacgttattatatttagaaatcataCCCTCTCACAactggaacaagataaatcctcctaGAATCATCTATGTCTCCTGGATGTctagtaagt is from Capsicum annuum cultivar UCD-10X-F1 chromosome 5, UCD10Xv1.1, whole genome shotgun sequence and encodes:
- the LOC107852134 gene encoding putative RING-H2 finger protein ATL71, with the protein product MNNTTIEDGERPNDIELSDKTFAKNYGYGIGLALGILILFSVMAYLFIRLRSHNNSNVPNNPSSSSHGNSNNMATSTIDNELVFVQQGIVDEEILRNYPKLLYSQAKVHYHKEDNNNNIDDDDVASGCSICLGDYKDNDMLRLLSNCGHIFHVKCIDPWLRLHSTCPICRNSPIPTPYL